In Desulfovibrio sp. UCD-KL4C, a single genomic region encodes these proteins:
- a CDS encoding 4Fe-4S dicluster domain-containing protein — protein sequence MNGKSFFVDLTLCTACRGCQVACKQWKKMPAEHTRNVGSHQNPQDLSSKTIRLVRFNEVHDDKDKLKWLFFPEQCRHCIEPPCKYMINMYAPGGVTQDPDTGAVVMTDKAVIKLGKIESWEVCPYNVPRQDPKTGLWNKCDMCIDRVEMGMLPSCVKSCPTGTMNFGDRDDILALANKRLAEVQKTNPKAFLADPEDVRVIYLCESAPENYHDHLLASAEQRNTLMAHAPASTKQSRRGFLKAAVGKNNKA from the coding sequence ATGAACGGTAAATCCTTTTTCGTAGACCTAACTCTCTGTACCGCCTGCCGTGGTTGTCAGGTAGCCTGCAAGCAGTGGAAGAAAATGCCTGCAGAACATACCCGTAATGTTGGTTCACATCAGAATCCTCAGGACTTGTCTTCCAAAACTATTCGCCTTGTACGCTTTAATGAAGTGCATGACGATAAGGATAAGTTAAAATGGTTGTTCTTTCCTGAACAGTGCAGGCATTGTATTGAGCCTCCATGTAAATACATGATCAACATGTATGCTCCCGGAGGAGTTACTCAAGACCCAGACACCGGCGCTGTTGTAATGACTGATAAAGCCGTTATCAAACTCGGGAAAATTGAAAGCTGGGAAGTCTGTCCCTACAATGTACCACGTCAGGATCCGAAAACAGGTCTGTGGAACAAATGTGATATGTGTATCGACAGAGTTGAAATGGGCATGCTCCCTTCATGTGTAAAGAGCTGTCCGACCGGAACCATGAACTTCGGTGATCGTGATGATATACTTGCACTGGCAAATAAGCGTCTGGCAGAGGTTCAAAAAACCAATCCGAAAGCTTTCCTTGCCGACCCTGAAGATGTCCGAGTTATTTACCTATGCGAATCTGCACCAGAAAATTATCATGATCATCTTCTGGCTTCTGCAGAACAGCGTAATACTCTAATGGCTCATGCCCCCGCTTCTACAAAGCAATCACGTCGCGGTTTTTTAAAAGCGGCTGTCGGTAAAAACAATAAAGCATAA
- a CDS encoding cytochrome c3 family protein, with product MKNLFIVCLLCLGITVLTIAANAGDKKAFEAPEGEIMINFIKGNSKNNIGVKFDHAAHESFECVDCHHALKKTKVPTSCATCHTNFEPVPVKGYKSYFKAMHIKRNNTKRNSCLSCHVKEFGNDPKMTGCTASVCHPKGIK from the coding sequence ATGAAAAACTTATTTATCGTGTGCCTGCTCTGTCTAGGCATAACGGTTTTAACTATCGCAGCAAATGCAGGTGACAAGAAAGCTTTTGAAGCTCCTGAAGGTGAGATTATGATCAACTTCATCAAGGGTAACAGCAAAAACAATATCGGAGTTAAATTCGATCACGCAGCTCACGAAAGTTTTGAATGCGTTGATTGCCATCATGCTCTGAAAAAAACCAAGGTTCCTACAAGTTGTGCGACCTGTCACACAAACTTTGAACCTGTCCCTGTCAAAGGTTATAAGTCTTACTTCAAGGCAATGCATATTAAACGTAACAACACAAAGCGTAATTCATGCTTATCGTGTCACGTTAAAGAATTCGGAAATGATCCTAAAATGACGGGATGCACAGCCTCCGTATGTCATCCTAAAGGAATCAAGTAA
- a CDS encoding Na+/H+ antiporter NhaC family protein, with translation MKYEANGWALAPLVLFLVIFIGTGFSLTMNGTSMAFYQLSATVAILPAIAWAVWMGKGKIKDKINIFLSGAGESGIITMCMIYLLAGGFASVAKAIGGVESTVNLGLSIIPASMVLPGLFIIAAFIATAMGTSMGTIAAIAPIAVGVAGKTDITSALLMGAVVGGAMFGDNLSMISDTTIAATRTQGCEMGDKFKMNFMIAIPAAVMTIVILYMLGEGGQVLQQGTYSLLKVLPYIIILVMAVVGINVFIVLGAGIVFTGIVGLFAVADFSVLKFSQDIYSGFTGMQEILVLSLMIGGLGELIKYHGGITYIISFIGKLTRGTKSTRAGEFSISALSVLSDLCTANNTVAIILTGGMAKEIAKSHNVDPRRSASLLDIFSCVIQGVIPYGAQILLAGSISQISPLEIIGNMYYCYILAFVAIISIITGFPRMKK, from the coding sequence ATGAAATACGAAGCTAATGGGTGGGCTTTAGCTCCTCTTGTCTTATTTTTAGTGATATTTATCGGGACAGGTTTTTCTCTTACTATGAATGGAACAAGCATGGCATTTTACCAACTGTCTGCCACTGTTGCCATTCTTCCTGCTATTGCATGGGCCGTCTGGATGGGAAAAGGAAAAATCAAAGATAAAATAAATATTTTTCTTAGTGGTGCCGGAGAATCCGGAATCATAACAATGTGTATGATTTACTTGCTTGCCGGAGGATTTGCTTCAGTTGCAAAGGCAATCGGAGGCGTTGAGTCTACAGTTAATCTAGGTTTATCAATTATTCCTGCTTCAATGGTTCTTCCTGGCCTGTTTATTATTGCGGCATTTATCGCAACTGCAATGGGAACTTCAATGGGAACTATTGCTGCTATTGCCCCAATTGCGGTCGGTGTAGCTGGTAAAACAGATATCACTTCAGCTTTACTTATGGGGGCGGTTGTCGGCGGCGCCATGTTCGGAGATAACTTGTCCATGATTTCTGATACGACTATTGCAGCAACTCGTACACAGGGTTGTGAGATGGGCGATAAGTTTAAAATGAACTTTATGATTGCTATTCCCGCAGCGGTTATGACGATAGTTATTTTATATATGCTCGGTGAAGGTGGGCAGGTTTTGCAGCAGGGAACATATAGCCTGCTTAAAGTTTTGCCATATATTATCATTCTCGTAATGGCCGTTGTAGGAATTAATGTATTTATTGTCCTTGGCGCAGGGATTGTTTTTACTGGAATTGTTGGCTTATTCGCTGTTGCTGATTTTAGTGTCCTTAAATTTTCACAAGATATTTATTCCGGCTTTACGGGAATGCAGGAAATTTTAGTCTTGTCACTGATGATTGGCGGACTTGGAGAATTGATTAAATATCATGGCGGAATTACATATATCATCAGTTTTATAGGTAAGTTGACTCGCGGTACTAAGTCGACTCGTGCCGGAGAATTTAGTATCAGTGCTCTGTCAGTTTTATCTGACCTGTGTACTGCAAATAATACTGTAGCAATCATTTTGACTGGAGGAATGGCAAAAGAAATTGCAAAAAGTCATAATGTCGATCCTCGCCGCAGTGCCAGTCTTTTGGATATTTTTTCCTGTGTTATTCAGGGAGTAATTCCTTATGGTGCACAAATTTTGCTTGCAGGTTCAATATCACAAATATCCCCTTTAGAAATTATTGGGAACATGTATTACTGTTATATACTGGCGTTTGTTGCAATAATTAGTATCATCACCGGATTTCCACGGATGAAAAAATAG
- the purT gene encoding formate-dependent phosphoribosylglycinamide formyltransferase, with translation MVTLGTAGTSSARKVMLLGGGELGKEVVIEAQRLGVEVIVVDRYENTPAMQVAHRSYVISMLDADELRRVVKIEKPDFIVPEIEAIATKTLIELENEGFTVIPTARATSLTMDREGIRRLAAEEIGLKTSPYKFADTKEEYLAAVKEIGIPCVVKPVMSSSGKGQSTVKSESDIDHSWEYSQSGGRTGQGRIIVEKFIKFDYEITLLTVRHKDGTSYCAPIGHRQEDGDYRESWQPQPMTETALNKAQEYALKITDALGGRGLFGVELFIKGEEIYFSEVSPRPHDTGLVTAISQDLSEFALHVRAILGLPVPVIRQYGPAASSVILSNGKSTSPAFANVEKALEEADTKVLIFGKGECNGVRRLGVALALGKDIDDAKKRAIKVSSSVEVLY, from the coding sequence ATGGTAACTCTTGGAACAGCCGGAACAAGTTCTGCCCGTAAAGTTATGCTTCTTGGCGGCGGAGAACTTGGTAAAGAAGTAGTAATTGAAGCTCAACGTTTAGGCGTTGAGGTTATTGTCGTGGACAGATACGAAAATACTCCCGCTATGCAGGTTGCACACCGCAGCTATGTGATTTCTATGCTAGATGCTGACGAACTTCGCAGAGTTGTTAAAATAGAGAAACCGGACTTTATTGTGCCTGAAATTGAAGCCATTGCAACTAAGACTCTTATTGAACTTGAAAATGAAGGGTTTACCGTTATCCCTACAGCAAGAGCAACAAGTCTTACCATGGACCGTGAAGGTATCAGAAGATTGGCCGCTGAAGAAATCGGCCTTAAAACATCTCCATACAAATTTGCAGATACGAAAGAAGAATACCTTGCAGCCGTGAAAGAAATCGGCATTCCATGCGTAGTAAAGCCTGTTATGAGTTCATCCGGAAAAGGGCAGAGCACTGTGAAAAGTGAAAGTGATATTGATCACTCATGGGAATATTCTCAATCCGGCGGTAGAACTGGGCAAGGGCGTATTATAGTAGAAAAATTCATTAAATTTGATTACGAAATTACTTTGCTCACAGTTCGTCACAAGGACGGAACTTCTTATTGTGCTCCGATTGGACATAGGCAGGAGGATGGTGATTATCGCGAATCATGGCAGCCACAGCCTATGACTGAAACAGCTTTGAATAAAGCACAAGAATATGCCCTTAAGATTACGGATGCCCTTGGCGGTAGAGGTCTTTTCGGGGTAGAACTTTTTATCAAAGGTGAAGAAATTTATTTCAGCGAAGTTTCACCGCGGCCTCATGATACCGGGCTTGTAACAGCCATTTCTCAGGATCTCAGTGAATTTGCACTGCACGTTCGTGCGATACTTGGGCTTCCGGTTCCAGTAATTCGTCAATATGGACCTGCGGCATCAAGCGTTATTCTTTCAAACGGCAAATCGACTTCTCCTGCTTTTGCTAATGTTGAGAAGGCACTGGAAGAAGCTGACACTAAAGTTCTTATTTTCGGAAAAGGCGAATGTAACGGTGTGCGCCGTCTCGGAGTTGCTTTAGCCTTAGGAAAAGATATTGATGATGCCAAAAAGCGCGCTATTAAAGTTTCTTCATCAGTTGAAGTTTTGTATTAA
- a CDS encoding UbiX family flavin prenyltransferase translates to MDKKKIILAATGASGTIYAVSLAKELGKHKNIELHLIISDAALKVMELETGFKPTDLTDHADSVYQQNLISGPPASGSWQHDGMIICPCSMSSLAAIANGMGSNLIHRAADVSLKERRKLILLTRETPLSLIHLRNMETITLAGGTIMPASPGFYHIPETISDLADHMTGRILEQLSIPHDLYTRWGENSWR, encoded by the coding sequence ATGGATAAAAAAAAAATTATACTTGCAGCGACAGGAGCAAGTGGAACAATTTATGCTGTGAGCCTTGCTAAGGAGCTAGGAAAACATAAAAATATTGAACTTCACCTTATTATTTCTGACGCTGCGCTTAAAGTTATGGAACTTGAAACAGGCTTCAAACCGACAGATCTCACCGATCATGCAGATTCCGTCTATCAGCAAAATCTTATCTCCGGACCTCCGGCCAGTGGCTCATGGCAACATGACGGCATGATTATATGCCCATGTTCAATGAGTTCTCTCGCTGCAATAGCAAATGGAATGGGGTCAAATTTAATTCACAGAGCCGCTGATGTGTCCCTTAAAGAACGTCGCAAACTTATTCTTCTCACACGCGAAACGCCATTGAGCCTGATACATCTCCGAAACATGGAGACAATAACTTTGGCAGGCGGGACTATAATGCCAGCCTCCCCCGGATTCTATCATATTCCTGAAACAATTAGCGATCTTGCAGATCATATGACTGGACGTATTCTTGAACAGCTAAGTATTCCCCACGATTTATACACACGTTGGGGAGAAAACTCATGGAGGTAA
- a CDS encoding metal-dependent hydrolase produces MNHIFTWNGHSNFKIKSGDKTVIIDPFFEGNPKAPASWNSVQEADVVLVTHDHGDHVGQAAEICCATGATLVCIFDFIESMIAQGVSGNNIIGMNIGGTVEAAGIKIKMVQAMHSSNEGAPAGYILTYEDDFCVYFAGDTGLFSSMELFGKMNDIDVAILPTGGWFTMDSSDAAYACKLLGCKNAIPMHWGTFPILEQNTSKFMSEVAKTAPECKVVELIVGVNTEIKS; encoded by the coding sequence ATGAACCATATTTTTACATGGAACGGCCACTCAAACTTTAAAATTAAATCAGGAGACAAAACTGTAATTATTGATCCTTTTTTTGAAGGCAACCCTAAAGCTCCTGCATCATGGAACTCCGTCCAAGAAGCTGATGTAGTTTTAGTTACGCATGATCATGGAGATCATGTCGGGCAGGCTGCTGAAATATGTTGTGCTACAGGAGCTACTCTTGTTTGTATCTTTGATTTTATTGAAAGCATGATCGCACAAGGAGTAAGCGGAAATAATATTATCGGGATGAATATTGGCGGAACAGTTGAAGCCGCAGGTATAAAAATTAAAATGGTTCAGGCCATGCACTCCTCAAACGAAGGAGCCCCTGCAGGATATATCTTAACTTATGAAGATGATTTTTGTGTATACTTTGCAGGAGATACAGGATTATTTTCCAGCATGGAACTTTTTGGAAAAATGAATGATATTGATGTCGCCATACTCCCGACAGGAGGATGGTTCACTATGGATTCAAGCGATGCAGCTTACGCCTGTAAGTTGCTCGGATGCAAAAATGCAATACCTATGCACTGGGGAACATTCCCTATTTTGGAACAGAACACATCAAAATTTATGTCTGAAGTTGCTAAAACTGCACCTGAATGCAAAGTTGTTGAGTTGATTGTAGGTGTGAACACTGAAATTAAGTCCTGA
- the uvrC gene encoding excinuclease ABC subunit UvrC, giving the protein MGFEFISADFPTSPGVYLMKDSTGLIIYVGKARILRNRLSSYFRSSQNHTPKTKVMVSKIASIDILVTGTEKEALLLEASLIKKHRPRYNVVLRDDKQYVLFQLDKRSEYPRLRLTRKVVRDGSVYFGPYTSSYFARETWKILGKVFQLRKCSDSAFKNRVRPCLYHDIGQCLGPCVNFVPREQYMVLVKKVEMLLSGKAHDLISDLHREMERAAAELAYEHAAKIRDQIKAVSKTIEKQSVVLNDRADIDVLALAESSRGIGLGLLFVRQGRLLDKKDFFWPGLSLEDGEEVLHSFISQFYSSTKFIPPKLLVPFEFDMHSSLEILTERSKSDVRITTPQTSEEKRLLDIARKNASLGAKEKNNEDILDILSAKLNLADSPQRIECIDASHLGGEGMRVGMVVYEQGKPEKSQYRTYTFPELEYSSDDYAALYHWVLKRIESGSPWADLILIDGGKGQLASVEKAFFENWQDSAPIPALASIAKGPTRKAGELEDRIFTPGRKNHLSLKGGSPALLYLQRLRDEAHRFVIGKQRKSRKKKVLQSEVLSLPGIGPKTARLLWDEYGSVQKMREATAEELSKVQGIGKVRAKQIYDSFKELG; this is encoded by the coding sequence ATGGGATTTGAGTTTATTAGTGCCGATTTTCCGACATCACCCGGTGTTTATCTGATGAAAGATTCCACTGGTCTTATCATATATGTAGGGAAAGCTCGAATTCTTCGAAACCGTCTTTCGTCTTACTTTCGTTCCAGTCAGAATCATACTCCCAAAACTAAAGTAATGGTTTCCAAGATAGCATCTATTGATATCCTTGTTACAGGGACAGAAAAAGAGGCTCTTCTGCTGGAAGCCAGTCTCATTAAGAAGCATAGACCACGTTATAATGTTGTTCTGCGTGATGATAAGCAATATGTCCTTTTTCAACTTGATAAACGATCTGAGTATCCTCGTCTGCGATTGACCAGAAAGGTTGTTCGTGATGGATCTGTTTATTTCGGGCCATATACTTCCAGTTACTTTGCCAGAGAGACATGGAAGATACTCGGCAAGGTGTTTCAATTACGCAAATGCTCTGATTCAGCGTTTAAAAACAGAGTCAGACCATGTTTGTATCATGATATAGGACAGTGCTTAGGGCCTTGTGTAAATTTTGTTCCTAGAGAACAATATATGGTTTTAGTGAAAAAAGTTGAGATGCTGCTGTCTGGCAAAGCACACGATTTAATTTCAGATTTACACCGTGAAATGGAAAGAGCTGCTGCAGAACTTGCCTATGAACATGCCGCGAAGATCCGTGATCAAATCAAAGCAGTCAGTAAAACAATCGAAAAACAGTCCGTTGTTCTTAATGATAGAGCTGATATTGATGTACTTGCCCTTGCGGAGTCTTCCCGTGGAATAGGTTTAGGATTACTTTTTGTCAGACAAGGGCGCTTGCTTGATAAAAAAGATTTTTTCTGGCCCGGACTGAGTCTTGAAGACGGAGAAGAAGTTTTACATAGTTTTATATCTCAATTTTATTCTTCAACAAAATTTATTCCGCCTAAACTTTTGGTTCCGTTTGAATTCGATATGCATAGCTCGCTTGAAATTCTTACTGAACGCTCTAAGTCTGATGTCCGTATTACCACTCCGCAAACAAGTGAAGAGAAACGACTGCTAGATATTGCCCGTAAAAATGCGTCACTAGGTGCAAAAGAGAAGAATAATGAAGATATATTAGATATTTTGTCAGCTAAATTAAATCTTGCGGATTCTCCGCAACGGATTGAATGTATAGATGCATCACATTTAGGCGGAGAGGGTATGCGTGTCGGAATGGTTGTATATGAACAAGGTAAACCGGAAAAATCTCAATATCGTACGTATACATTTCCAGAGCTTGAGTATTCTTCCGATGACTATGCAGCTTTATATCATTGGGTCTTAAAACGTATTGAATCCGGCAGCCCTTGGGCAGATCTTATCTTAATAGATGGTGGTAAAGGGCAGCTTGCATCGGTTGAAAAGGCTTTTTTTGAGAATTGGCAGGACAGTGCTCCTATTCCGGCTTTAGCTTCTATAGCAAAGGGACCGACCAGAAAGGCCGGAGAGCTTGAAGATAGAATCTTTACGCCAGGACGTAAAAATCATCTGTCATTAAAAGGTGGAAGTCCGGCTCTGTTATATCTACAACGATTACGCGATGAGGCACATCGATTTGTAATTGGAAAACAGCGTAAATCCCGTAAGAAAAAGGTTTTGCAAAGTGAAGTTCTGAGTCTGCCGGGAATAGGGCCGAAAACAGCACGATTGTTGTGGGATGAATATGGTTCGGTGCAAAAAATGAGAGAAGCAACAGCAGAAGAACTTTCAAAGGTTCAGGGGATCGGCAAAGTCAGGGCAAAACAAATTTATGATTCTTTTAAAGAACTTGGATAG
- a CDS encoding outer membrane homotrimeric porin translates to MKRLVILAILATMVLGMAGTASAVDLEAKGQFQFQANIMDNSDFLSAKHSGSQEDDLNFWFRARTQFRFIANENLMSELFVEYRTRLGDSNNYASSVLENGNDNSNGARNLNIKRVFLQYRFPDTEVLTTAGIFSINLPGAAAGNMVLGDLDAGALTVSSPITDQISVAVGYVRAYDANSTDDNTFGKKIFGNAANNQDDELDLFYAALPVTIDGFEATPYVMYGNIGQKTFSAVASMPGLTAPNAVAFNKDADAWWAGTSFAMTAFDPIVLKADFVYGSVDANQRQNDREGWGMDASLAYTGLDFVQPKLVFAYTSGEDDKLDNGSERLPVVNNDWAFGSYYYGDSALTKSDLDSNQQVGQMTVGLSFEGISFLDKLTHDLHFLYIKGTNDADLIKNNPAGLTNISPNGQFLTDKDQAWEVDFNTNYQIYDELAAIVEFGYIGMDLDKDTWSGYTDTNGNNRLDGKDDAAFKLAVGLVYAF, encoded by the coding sequence ATGAAACGTTTGGTAATTCTCGCCATCCTCGCCACTATGGTGCTCGGAATGGCTGGTACCGCTTCAGCGGTGGATCTGGAAGCTAAAGGTCAATTCCAGTTCCAGGCTAACATCATGGACAACAGCGACTTCCTCTCAGCAAAACATTCTGGCTCTCAGGAAGATGATCTTAACTTCTGGTTCCGTGCTCGTACACAGTTCCGTTTCATTGCAAACGAAAACTTGATGTCAGAATTGTTCGTTGAATATAGAACACGTCTTGGTGATTCTAACAACTACGCATCTTCTGTACTTGAAAATGGTAATGACAACAGCAATGGTGCACGTAACCTCAATATTAAACGCGTATTCTTGCAGTACCGCTTCCCTGATACTGAAGTACTGACAACAGCCGGTATCTTCTCTATCAACCTTCCTGGCGCAGCAGCAGGCAACATGGTCTTAGGTGACCTTGATGCCGGTGCTCTTACTGTTAGCTCTCCTATCACAGACCAGATCTCTGTTGCTGTAGGTTATGTCCGTGCATACGATGCTAACTCTACTGACGATAACACCTTCGGCAAAAAAATATTCGGGAATGCAGCAAACAACCAAGATGATGAATTAGACCTGTTCTATGCAGCTCTTCCTGTTACCATTGATGGCTTCGAAGCTACCCCTTATGTAATGTATGGTAACATCGGGCAGAAAACATTTTCTGCAGTTGCATCTATGCCTGGTTTAACTGCTCCTAACGCAGTTGCATTTAATAAAGATGCAGACGCATGGTGGGCTGGTACTTCTTTCGCAATGACAGCATTCGATCCTATCGTACTCAAAGCTGACTTTGTTTACGGTTCTGTTGATGCTAACCAGAGACAGAATGACCGTGAAGGTTGGGGAATGGATGCTTCTCTTGCATACACAGGCCTTGACTTTGTACAGCCTAAACTTGTTTTCGCTTACACCTCCGGTGAAGATGATAAACTTGACAACGGTTCTGAACGTCTTCCAGTAGTTAACAATGACTGGGCATTCGGTTCTTACTACTATGGTGATTCCGCTCTTACCAAATCTGACCTTGACTCTAACCAGCAGGTTGGACAGATGACAGTTGGTCTTTCTTTCGAAGGAATTTCCTTCCTCGATAAACTTACTCATGATCTGCACTTCTTGTACATCAAGGGTACCAACGATGCTGACCTGATCAAAAACAATCCTGCTGGCTTGACCAACATTAGCCCTAATGGTCAGTTCTTGACTGACAAAGACCAGGCTTGGGAAGTTGATTTCAACACCAACTACCAGATCTATGACGAACTGGCAGCTATCGTTGAATTCGGTTATATCGGCATGGATCTTGATAAAGACACATGGAGCGGTTACACAGACACAAATGGTAACAACCGTCTTGACGGCAAAGATGACGCAGCATTTAAGTTAGCAGTTGGTCTTGTTTACGCATTCTAA
- the hisD gene encoding histidinol dehydrogenase, translating to MPCKDIKYSDRDSWPEIKKWLDLRKNPDQKVSGLVKEILENVKSEGDPALIKYTQKFDCPDFTEEMLKVSADNRSVAYTEVKTEDLEIIEESIRNVKDFHRRQVQQSWWTTGEDGTILGQLVRPVDRVGLYVPGGQGGETPLLSSMIMNAVPAQVAGVKQIAVISPPRKDGSLNPYILATAQELGINEIYASGSAWAIGALAYGTQTIAPCDVIAGPGNIFVATAKGQLVGDVGIDMIAGPSEIAILADESACPAWLAADMLSQAEHDPLAASILITWDKTLGAKVKEELRTQAKKLPRGEIALQSLSSWGAIVEVPDRNIGIDFANNMAPEHLELAFEDPWSAIGLIKHAGAIFMGHHTPEPIGDYFAGPNHVLPTVGTARFSSALSVDTFCKKSSLIYTDQNYINRNGAKIARLARLEGLEAHARSIESRYK from the coding sequence ATGCCTTGCAAGGACATAAAATACTCAGATCGGGACTCATGGCCTGAAATTAAAAAATGGCTTGATTTACGCAAAAATCCAGATCAAAAAGTAAGTGGTTTAGTTAAAGAGATACTTGAGAATGTAAAATCAGAAGGCGATCCGGCTTTAATCAAATATACTCAAAAATTTGACTGCCCTGACTTCACCGAAGAAATGCTTAAAGTTTCTGCAGATAACAGAAGCGTTGCATATACAGAGGTTAAGACAGAAGATCTAGAAATAATTGAAGAATCAATTCGTAACGTCAAAGATTTTCATCGCAGGCAAGTTCAGCAGTCATGGTGGACTACAGGCGAAGACGGAACAATACTTGGACAGCTTGTTAGACCTGTTGACCGTGTAGGTTTATATGTTCCTGGCGGTCAAGGCGGGGAAACCCCTCTACTTTCCAGCATGATTATGAATGCTGTCCCTGCTCAGGTTGCCGGAGTTAAACAGATAGCGGTTATTTCACCACCTAGAAAAGATGGTTCATTAAATCCATATATTCTTGCTACAGCTCAGGAACTTGGAATCAATGAGATTTATGCATCAGGATCTGCATGGGCCATCGGTGCACTTGCATATGGAACTCAGACAATTGCTCCATGTGATGTTATTGCCGGTCCTGGTAATATATTTGTTGCAACGGCTAAAGGGCAGCTCGTCGGAGATGTCGGAATAGACATGATTGCCGGCCCAAGTGAAATAGCAATACTTGCAGATGAATCAGCCTGCCCTGCTTGGCTTGCTGCAGATATGCTTTCACAGGCAGAGCATGATCCGCTAGCTGCATCTATCTTAATTACTTGGGACAAAACCCTTGGCGCAAAAGTTAAAGAAGAGCTCAGAACTCAGGCTAAGAAATTGCCGAGAGGTGAAATCGCTCTCCAATCACTTAGTTCATGGGGTGCTATTGTTGAAGTACCGGATAGAAATATCGGAATAGACTTTGCTAATAACATGGCGCCAGAACACCTTGAGCTGGCATTTGAAGATCCGTGGTCCGCTATCGGATTAATTAAGCATGCCGGAGCTATCTTCATGGGCCATCATACTCCAGAGCCTATCGGTGACTACTTTGCCGGACCTAATCATGTATTACCAACCGTCGGAACGGCAAGATTTTCATCAGCCTTATCCGTCGACACTTTTTGTAAAAAATCCAGTCTGATTTATACAGATCAGAATTATATTAATAGAAACGGCGCAAAAATCGCCAGACTGGCAAGGCTTGAAGGACTTGAAGCTCATGCTCGGTCCATCGAATCACGCTATAAATAA
- a CDS encoding phosphoribosylaminoimidazolesuccinocarboxamide synthase has product MSKKHLIETDIKELKLLSKGKVRDIYEVDAETLLIITTDRISAYDVIMPNPIEDKGKILNQITLFWMDMCKDIIPNHLISANVAEYPEVLHKYKDQLQGRSVLVKKAKPLPIECIVRGYITGSGWKDYLATGKVSGHELPKGLKESDMLEMPLFTPSTKADLGEHDENITVEKAIEMLGSDLLEKVQNITLSIYHRARDYARERGIIIADTKFEFGLIGDELILIDEVLTPDSSRFWPVEGYKAGQSQPSFDKQFLRDWLTEIKFNKQPPAPQIPENIASKTREKYLEAFKLLTSSELDA; this is encoded by the coding sequence ATGTCTAAGAAACATCTTATCGAGACAGATATCAAAGAACTGAAACTTCTCTCTAAAGGAAAAGTACGTGATATTTATGAAGTAGATGCTGAAACTCTGTTGATTATTACTACCGACAGAATATCCGCATATGATGTAATTATGCCTAATCCTATTGAAGATAAGGGGAAAATTCTGAACCAGATTACTCTGTTTTGGATGGATATGTGTAAGGATATTATTCCTAACCACCTTATTTCTGCAAATGTTGCTGAGTATCCAGAAGTACTGCATAAATATAAAGATCAGCTTCAAGGTCGAAGCGTTCTGGTAAAGAAAGCAAAACCATTACCTATTGAATGTATAGTTCGCGGGTATATTACCGGATCTGGATGGAAGGACTATCTTGCTACAGGTAAAGTTTCCGGACATGAACTACCTAAAGGGCTCAAAGAGTCTGATATGCTTGAAATGCCTTTATTCACACCATCCACAAAAGCGGATTTAGGCGAGCATGACGAAAACATTACTGTAGAAAAAGCGATTGAAATGCTTGGCAGCGATCTGCTTGAAAAAGTGCAGAACATAACTCTTTCTATCTATCACCGTGCCAGAGATTATGCTCGTGAACGCGGCATAATCATAGCAGATACTAAATTTGAATTTGGCCTTATCGGTGATGAACTTATCTTGATAGATGAGGTTTTGACTCCAGATTCTTCAAGATTCTGGCCTGTTGAAGGTTATAAAGCAGGACAATCTCAACCCAGCTTTGATAAACAGTTTTTGCGTGACTGGCTGACAGAAATAAAGTTCAATAAGCAACCTCCAGCTCCGCAAATTCCTGAAAATATTGCATCAAAAACACGTGAAAAATATCTTGAAGCATTTAAGCTCTTGACCAGTTCGGAACTTGATGCTTAA